Genomic segment of Umezawaea sp. Da 62-37:
ACGCCCGCGCGCTGGCCGCCGACGTCGGCCCGGTCGACGTGCTGGTCGCGGGCTCCGACGGCGGTGTCGCGTTCGCCTCGCCGGACGGCGTGCTGCCCGGCCAGGTCGGCACGGTGGTCGACGAGCACGTCGACGTGGTGGACGTGACCGCGACCGTGATCGACCTCGCCGTGCGCAACTACCTGTGGATCTCCGAGGTCGGCTCCGACGGCGGGGTGCTGGACTGGCGGCTGGTCCGGCGCAACCCGCTCGACGACTCGCTGTCGGGCTACGAGCGGGCCGTCTGCGAGGTGCTGCTGCCCGAGGGCACCGACGCGGTCCTGCTGTCGGAGTTGCGCTCCCGCCGGATCGACCTGGCCGAGGTGCGCGACCGCCTCTACACCGACGTCGTCGACAAGAACTGGTTCACCCGCCGCCCGGACTCCGTCCGCGGCCGCTGGTACCTCTACGGGATCGCGCTGGCCGTAGCAGGCGTCGCCCTCACCGTCGGGCTGGCCCTGAGCGGCGGCGCCGCGCTGCTCGGCCTGGTCGTCGTGGTCGCGGGCCTCGCCCTCACGTTCGGCGCCCGCTCGATGCCCGCCCGCACCAAGCGGGGCAGCGCGCTGCTCGAACACGTCCGCGGCCTGCGCGGCTACCTGCACTCGGTCTCGCCCGACGACATCCCCGAGGCCGACCGCGAGATGGTCTTCTCCCGGTCGCTGCCCTACGCCGTGGTCCTCGGCGCCACCGACCGCTGGCTCGGCACGTTCGCCCCGCTGAAGTCGGGCGCGGGCGGCACGCCGGGGCTGTACTGGTTCGGCGAGGCCGAGAGCAGCGCCGACCTCGGCCGGTTCGCCCGGCACTTCCCGGCGTTCCTCGGCGCGCTCGACGGCGTGCTCGCCCAGGCGGGGCACCTCCGATCGCTCCGGGGCCAGAAGCCGTAGGCTGCTTTCATGGCGCTACCCGAACTGCACAGGTTCACGCTTCCCAACGGACTGCGGGTGGTGCTCGCCCCCGATACGAGTGCCCCGGTGGTCGGCGTGAGCGTGCACTACGACGTCGGCTTCCGGTCCGAGCCCGAAGGGCGCACCGGCTTCGCGCACCTGTTCGAACACCTGATGTTCCAGGGCAGCGAAAGCCTCGAGAAGCTCGCCCACTTCCGGCACGTGCAGTCCTCGGGCGGCACGTTCAACGGGTCGACGCACCCCGACTACACCGACTACTACGAGGTGCTGCCCTCGGCGGCACTGGAGCGCGCGCTGTTCCTCGAGGCGGACCGGATGCGCGCCCCGAAGATCACCCAGGAGAACCTCAACAACCAGATCGACGTGGTGAAGGAGGAGATCCGCCTCAACGTGCTGAACAGGCCGTACGGCGGGTTCCCCTGGATCCTGCTGCCGCCGGTGCTGTTCAAGACCTTCCCGAACGCCCACAACGGCTACGGCGACTTCACCGACCTGGAGAACGCGACCGTCGAGGACTGCGCGGCCTTCTTCGACACCTACTACGCGCCGGGCAACGCCGTGCTGACCGTCGCGGGCGACTTCACCGTCGAGAACGCGACCGAGCTGGTCGGCAAGCACTTCGGCGACGTGCCCGCGCGCACCGTGCCGGAGCGCCCGTCGTTCGCCGAGGACGCCCCCAAGGGCGAGATCCGCTCCGAGCACACCGACGCGCACGCCCCGTTCCCCGCGGTCGCCATCGGCTACCGCGTCCCCGACCCGGTGACCGAACTGGACGCCTACCTGGCCTACCTGGTGCTGGCGGGCGTGCTGACCGACGGCGACGGCTCCCGCCTCCAGCAGCGGCTGGTGCACCGCGACGCGATCGTCACGGACATCAACGCCGGCTGCGGCCTCTTCGGACCGCTCGAGGCGCGCGACCCGGACAGCTTCACGATCACCGCGATCCACGCGCCGGACGTGCCGGTCGAGCGGGTCATCGCGGCGCTGGACGAGGAGCTCCAGCTCCTGGCCGAGCAGCCGCCGACGGCCGAGGAACTGGCCAAGGTCACCGCGCGCTGGGCGTCCACCATGCACCGCGAGCACGACCGGCTGACCAACCGCACCCTGGGCCTCGGCTCCGCGGAGCTGCTGTTCGGCCGCGCCGAGCTGATCCACGAGCTGCCCGAGCGCATCGCCGCGGTGACCGTCGACGAGGTCTCCGCCGCCGCGAAGGCGCTCCGCCCCGACTCGCGCGCCGTCCTCATCGTCAACCCCGCGAACGCCGGAGGTACCGAGTGACCACCCAGACTCCGACGCTCGACTCTGCGAGCAAGTCTTCGGCAAAGCCCCGCAGTGCCGAAGAGATCGGCCGCACGGAGCAGGGGCCCCGTCCACTCCCGGAGCTGAGCGAGCAGCGCGCGCCCGCCGACCTGTCCACGGTCGACACGACGATCTCCAACGGCCTGCGGGTGATCGCGGTCCGCCGCGCGTCCGTGCCGATGGTCGAGGTCCGGCTGCGCGTCCCGTTCGCCGACCCGGCG
This window contains:
- a CDS encoding pitrilysin family protein, whose amino-acid sequence is MALPELHRFTLPNGLRVVLAPDTSAPVVGVSVHYDVGFRSEPEGRTGFAHLFEHLMFQGSESLEKLAHFRHVQSSGGTFNGSTHPDYTDYYEVLPSAALERALFLEADRMRAPKITQENLNNQIDVVKEEIRLNVLNRPYGGFPWILLPPVLFKTFPNAHNGYGDFTDLENATVEDCAAFFDTYYAPGNAVLTVAGDFTVENATELVGKHFGDVPARTVPERPSFAEDAPKGEIRSEHTDAHAPFPAVAIGYRVPDPVTELDAYLAYLVLAGVLTDGDGSRLQQRLVHRDAIVTDINAGCGLFGPLEARDPDSFTITAIHAPDVPVERVIAALDEELQLLAEQPPTAEELAKVTARWASTMHREHDRLTNRTLGLGSAELLFGRAELIHELPERIAAVTVDEVSAAAKALRPDSRAVLIVNPANAGGTE
- a CDS encoding DUF2207 domain-containing protein; translation: MLKNWGMAIMGAIALCGFAGPAFAQPSQQPLPGAVGTDVRLKLERDGKVTVTEVVTVPEGRSVHRSVPLRIAVGDNRDRVFEINDASVEGSGSASANAEEFTVSLNSGTSTVHYVLTGAVAQIGDALELRWQPASGWDTTLDSVSISVISPDAPRSVTCLAGPPGTSSPCTTSELGDGRGVRAKEISLAAGDRVDIAIGLQDGAAPANAVVVESGGLAAAFALTPASALGLAILVVALVGGFTLLWFLRGRDARALAADVGPVDVLVAGSDGGVAFASPDGVLPGQVGTVVDEHVDVVDVTATVIDLAVRNYLWISEVGSDGGVLDWRLVRRNPLDDSLSGYERAVCEVLLPEGTDAVLLSELRSRRIDLAEVRDRLYTDVVDKNWFTRRPDSVRGRWYLYGIALAVAGVALTVGLALSGGAALLGLVVVVAGLALTFGARSMPARTKRGSALLEHVRGLRGYLHSVSPDDIPEADREMVFSRSLPYAVVLGATDRWLGTFAPLKSGAGGTPGLYWFGEAESSADLGRFARHFPAFLGALDGVLAQAGHLRSLRGQKP